GCTTCCTATTCCACAGACTCAGTTTACTGATTGTATTCTGTGCTGTTACCACATCTGTATCCATGCCTATGTATCTCCATTTAGTCCCTGTCTCCCCTGTACTGTCTGACTCACAAAGGAGCTCTTCAGTGAGGCTGGAGCTTTTGAAAATCTAttgtatttcttaaaatattgatGGCAATATGGCTTCTCAACTCTCATAGTGTGtgtaggtttatttttattttgtgtgtacatgtttcaaatgcatacacacacacacacacacacacacacacacacacacaccccacaagcaTGGTTGGTGCCAGAGGTCAGAACAGGGCAATAGATCCCCTGGAACACAAATTACAGTTGTTGAGTGTTACAGTTGTGAGTCTCCATgggagtactgggaattgaaggTCCTCAGGAAGGTCAGCCattgctctcaaccactgagctctctctctaaccccagattttgttgtttttgttttgagacagggtctcactaggtagtCCTAACTCTAGAAGAACTCACAGATCCACTTGCCTGGCCTATTATTCTCTCTTTAATAACCCATCCCCATACATCTTCTCCAGATTTTTgcttgtattattatttttattattattattactattactattattatttattgacaAGATCTTACTTTGTAAGCTCTGGTATTATGTATACTTgtagtaattctcctgcctccatctccactGAAATTATAGCCATGAACCATGACAACTAGTTCTCCTAGTATTTTAGAACACTTCAGTAGCTCTCCAGGAGTGCACCACCTTTTAGACATTTATCTTTCACCTTCTGACCCGCTGTCATTAGTCTAGAAGCAATTAGAGATGGAAGCAGTGGGTCCTGGACAAAATCAGCATTACCTTGCTTGGCAACTATCTCAGGGGAGAACATTAATGTTTCAGCATGTCACCTGCCTCTAGGAATGGGGAGGTTTCTTCAACAAGCAAATAAGACTCAAAATTTAAAGAGCTCAACAACGCCTGCCTCAAGGTCTTTCCTTTAGCTAGAAGTGGAGGAAAGGGCAGAAAGTAGTGTTTGCGGAAGTAAAATAGGATGAGGTAAAGCTTCTGTATTCCATAAGAACAATTTGGCCTTTTACAAGGTCCAGTCATTTTCCCTACTAATCAGGTCATATTTTCGTTTTAAGAGTCTACTGATGTATAAACACCCAGCATCGTCGTTTAATactatacccaaaagaagctacAATAACCAAGAGAACTTGCAGAAGGGTCAAATGTATCTTTATCTTTCTCAATAGCAAATGCAATAAGCCGCTGAAAACAGCCGAAAGATGGCGGACAAAGCCCTAAAGAAAAGACTTAGCTAACAGCGCACGGCCGATATCCAATCTAAGGAAGTCGCACAAACTGAGGGCCCTTCCGCGTCATTGGCTGGacgtcctgtctcttccttttgctATTGGCTATTGATGCCTTCTCAAGTCAAAACAGCCAATCGCCTTATCCCTGAATAAAGCCCACCCACTGTGGATGGAGCAGAAACGTCGTAAAGGCACCCGGGCTCAGGCCGCATGCGCAAGTGCACCGCGCCGGTTAAAAGCGGGTCTCCTCGGGAGGCGGTGCCGCGGTTCATGAATATTGATTACGCACCGGGGCGCCGTGCGCCCGCCCCTCTAATCTGCCGTCGTTCGCTGCTCGCGCTTGGGCTCGTGATGGGGAAAAAGTCCCGGGCGGTACCCGGCCGCAGGCCTATCCTCCAGCTCTCTCCACCGGGTCCTCGGAGCAGCACCCCGGGCCGGGATCCCGACCCCGATCCGGATCCCGAGACCGATTCGACGGCTGCGGCGACTAGCCAGTCAGTGCCGGCAGCTGCGACGGCAGCGGCCGCGACGTCGCCCGCGGTGCCTGCCACCGCTGCCCCAGAGGACTCGCCTTCAGAAGGTAAGGGCGCGCGAGAGGGGCCCTGCCTTTATTTGGGACGTCCGAAACTCGAGCACGGGGCTTGCGGCCTAGGCTCCCAGGTGTCTCTTCCAACCCGGTGAAGAAAAGTAACCCAGGCGGGTGAGGTGCACCTCGGCTGCTTGCGATTTGGGGCCCGCGGGACGGCGGCCGCGGACTCTGGGAGCCGGAAGGCCGGGCCCGGGCTCATCTGAGGCGCCATTGCGGTGCAGGGGTTTCTCCCGGGAACCTGTGCAATCCACCGAGGCTTGGGACCCCAGATGTCCCCTAGATGACCCCTTCGATCTTAATAACGCAGAAGATGGAGGGCAATTTCCACGTGCGAGCCTTAAGGCGGTTGAACCTAACCTTCTCTACGTGTCACACTTGGTTTCGTTTTTGTTGAAATGGAGACACCACTCTTTAGAAGTGAACAAACCCTTGTTTTTTCTTATGCCAGACAAAGCATCGGTAACCCCAGACTTATGGGCAAGTGACAAAACCTGTGGACTTTTCTGGAACTGTGTTTGGGTGTAGAGTAGCAATTACAGGGATTAAGTGCCGGAAAAGATATACTATACCAAGTATTAAGAAATCAAGTTAATAGGAAGTGCATTATGTGTGGAAACATGCAGATGTATTTGTGCATGTTAATTGTTAAGTGCCATTGCAGGTGCCATTTTCATAGTGTTCACATTCTTACTGTCGATATCACTAAATGAATGGAAGATTCTAGGTCAACTTGGTTTTCATCCCCTTAGTTTGTATCAGTGATACACACTGGTTTTTTAAGTTGGTGGGATCCAGGCCAGAAAAGGGTCAAGTTttgggttttgtcttgttttttcccTGGCCCACTGACCGACTGcagttttcttttgttcatttcaaATACAGATGAACAGGAAGTGGTGGTGGAAGTCCCAAACGTTGTCCAGAATCCTCCCAAACCAGTCATGCCCACCAGACCCACAACCGTTAAGGCAACAGGTagagatttttgttgttttaacttttctttaaaaatatcttttattaaGTTAAAAGTGTGTACTTGGATTGTTGGGTGGTTAAATGTTGCTGATTTGTTATTTCTCATAAAAAGTAACTCAAGTTTTTCTAGGATTGGGGTTGCATGTCAGTGGTAACATGCAAGGCTCTAGGTTCCAGTCTCAGCTTAAAAAAATGGATTAACAAAAATTTTTCTTAAAGACTTGCTGAGTACAAACTTTAAGTAACATGAAAGTTTATTTACTTTTGGTTTATTTACATCTATACACACAAGCTTGCATGCTTCTAAGGCTGCACACTTAATACCTATTTTTTGAGAGTCTCAAGTGAACATGAACCTAAACTGTTCAGCTAGATGGGCTGTAAAGAGAGTTCTTCTCCCCCAGTCTGTCTGTCCTGACCGCTTCACCCCCAGCTCTGTGGTTACACATGAGTGTGCCTCATACTCCGCCAAAACAGGGGTTTAAGGGATCCGAATGCAAGTCCTTAGGCATTTTACAAATTGAGTCGTCTCTCTGATGGCTTTTTGGTCCTTTTGTGTTCTTTGGGAGCATCAACTATGCCTTACTTTTCGTTTGACCCTTACCGTATTTACTCAtttgattccccccccccctccagtGACTCATGGTCCATGCTGGCCTAGAACCTTCTATATAGCTGAGGTTGGCCTTTAGCTATTGATAACTGCTGCCTTTACTGCCCAAGTATTGTGATTACAGGTGTGCTTCACTACACCCAGCTCATTTAACACACTGCCTGGTTGGTACCAGTCAAATATTTATGAAGCTGACAGTCCTCTTATATATCCCCGACCCTGTACAGTTTGCCAGTCCACTCTGCTGAAATATTTGCAGCAGTGATTATCTTGGCAAGCCTGAGTTCAAGTCATCACTCAGGACAGTTATTGAACTGAAACGTACTCATGTATATGGATCTACTATAGTCCTGAGTTGCTTGGGGCttaaattttacatatatattttaaattatatgtagagggggagagagaattttcacattggaaaagcaattttattttgaaggttaaagtttttttaaaacttattttctttTGACATTTGCCTTcatgccagaggagggcatcggatcccattacagatggttgtgagccaccatgtggtttctgggagatgaactcaggacctctggaagagcagtcagtgctcttaaccactgagccatctctccagccccaatgatttttatttatagatgtgtgtctgtctgagtgtGTGCTGAGTGTGGGAGCCTAAGGAGACCAAAAGATGTTAAGATACCTTGAAGCTGGAGATGAAGATGGCTGAGCTCCtcaatgtgggttctgagaaccaaactctggtcctttggaagaatagCTATCTTTCAAGCACAGATTAcagtattttaatattaaatattttataattatagtaACTTTCTTCTTAGTCTAAAATTTGTTTTGAGAGAGACTTCACTTTGGTAACCCTAGGTGACCTCAAGCAGagctctgcctgtctttgcctcccaggtgctagcaTTAAAGGCCACGATGTCCAGTCCAGTTATGTTTGTCTGGATGCACTTTAGTTCGTGGAACTTTCCCTTCACGGAACAATCACTACTTACTTTGTTATTACTCAGCTGCTGTACTCTGACTGGCTTGGGTGTGTAGGATGTTCTACTTTTTGAGACTGGGCTGCCTACCATTTGTATAGTTCAGACTAGCCTAGAAGTCACTAACAGTCCTTTCTTGACCACACAGTAGGATACTGTTTTAGCCTAAGTGCTAGAATTGCAGACATGTGCAATACCTAGCTTTGAATAGATATTTAATTACCAAATTCTGTTATTTTGAGAGTATGAGGTTCAGTGATCCATGGTATATTTTGGGGAAGGTACAAGCATATGTAATTTTATTACTATGAAGGGTTTGGTAGGGATAGAAACTGTATCTTAGGGGTTTATTGCTATGGAGGACACCATGGCCCAGgcagctcttacaaaggaaaacatttcattagggctggcttaTAGCTTCAGAGAGGTTCAGTGTCAttatggcagcacacaggcacacatggtgctggaggaggagctgagagttctacctttTGATCTATAGGAGCCAGGAGGAGACCTGTCTTTCacaggcaactaggaggaggtTTTGGATCACACTAGCCAGATTTGAGCATATATATGAGACCTCCAACCCTGCCTCTATAGTGACTCtcctcctctaacaaggtcacacctcctattAATGCAActtcccatggaccaagcatattcaaactgccacaaaCAGGGTGACATTGTGTAGTTCTGGCTTGCCTGAAACTTGCTGACTTTGaatcaagtgctaggattaaagactcCTTgaaggtggctggagagatggctcagcggttaagagcacccgactgctcttccagaggtcacgagttcaattcccagcaaccacatggtggctcacaaccatctgtaaagagttctgatgccctcttctggtgtatctgaagacagctacagtgtacttatatataataaataaataaatcttttaaaaaaaaaaaagactccttgAAGGATATTTAATGGCATTCTTTGTGTttgggtattttttaattttactttcttgagaatttcacactgaatacaatgtatttatattatttacactcctccttccccctttttatgtgttattttgtttttgaaacagggtctcatatacACCCTTGGCAGTTCAAGAATttatatagatcaggctgtccttgagctcagaattcctgggatttatgaCATGGACCATCGTGCCAGGCTTTTGTTCATCTTGCTTAGTTGCCTTACTACTGAGGATAGAtacttgtgccaccatgcccagcattgCTGTGTACGTGCAAGCGtgcgtgcatttgtgtgtatgtgtttacgtTATGATTGAATCTAGGATCTTATATACTCTAAGTATATATCTATTAATTAATCCTATGTCCTAATCTTGGTTTTGATTATTCTAACTTTGGAATTaagttctgattggtaaataaacaGGATGTTAACTCTTTGATTACAGAACCActgttggggctggagggatggctgagtggttaaaaaTATTGGCAGCTATTTGAGAGGATTTGGGTTTAATTCGCAGTactcacatagtggctcacaactgtctgagaCTTCAGTTTTCCAGGGactctaatgccctcttctggctctgaggcaccaggtatgcatatAATGCACAGACTTACGTGTAGCTAAAATATCTGTGCATATAATAAAACAGTTTAAAAACATGAGAAGCGTGTGTTTTGGGTAGACATGTCACTGAGCAGATAGCAGAGGCATGAGTTGGTATCCCCTTGAGTAAATTTGGGTAGGTGTGGTAACCTGCCAGTAATCCCGGAGCAAGCTGGATTACCAGCCCAGCAAAGATAGCTAACTGCAGGATTAGCAAGAGACACCCACCACACACCTGCTTCAGGGCCTCCatgatgcatgtatatatgtagatcTGAATAGACACGTGTGTCCGTACatataagcacatacacatatgcatactatacctaataaataaaaaggaaaactgtggtcttttttttaactgctgatccttctctctagccccagtAGTGTATTTGCTTAAATACTTCCACCAGTACCTTGGTgttaaaaatgtttccttttgtttctaggAGGTCTGTGCTTACTTGGTGCTTATGctgacagtgatgatgatgagaATGATATTTCTGAAAAAACAGCCCAATCCAAAGAGTCCAATGGAAACCAGTCCACTGACATTGATAGCACACTGGCTAACTTCCTAGCGGTTAGTGATGGTTCTaactttgtgtgtttgttttgagataatagttttgtagctctggctgtcctggatgtaTTAATACCTTGCCACACAGGTGCAGGGATTACAGCATTACCAAGCTGTAAGAGAACTTACAGCTCTCTTCTGTTCTGTCTCCCAAGGACTAGGATTTCAGGTGTAAACACCACACCCAGtcatttattattgttttcattcCATAGGAGATAGATGCCATCACAGCACCTCAGCCTGTGGCTCCTGTGGTAGCTTCTGCTCCACCTCCAACTCCACCTCGACCAGAACCCAAAGAAGCAGCAACACCTGCCCTTTCTTCCGCTGCATCCAACGGAACAGACGCTGCCCAGACAGCAGGGTGGCATTATGACACTCAGTGTTCATTGGCAGGAGGTAAATAAGTATGGGCCCTGTTGGAAGAAGACTTCTAAGTAATCCTCACTGGTGTGCTAAGAGCGTGAAGCCAGATGCTTTAGCTCTAAGACTCAGAGATCTGGCTTTTAAACGTAGTATCTGAAAGCTAGTAGATAGAATGATGATCTTTTAACCAGTgtctgatttgttttgttttataagtttCGAAGGGGttcaaaatacttttttttgaGTATCAGAGTGCAGGTACTTTTTAGCTCTGCACAAGCTCTTTATTGAAGTtgagttggtggtggtggttgttttggttttggtgtggAATGGTTGTTCACAGGAGATACCGAAGGTATTTTTTGGTCGTTGCAGTGCAAAGGATTTTTTTCTTCGGTGGTAAAGGCTGGGGGTGTTGCTAAACACTGGGACACAGATGTTAGGTTGTCACGGTTTTATATCTGTCTTGGGATAGAAGTTAGGGCTGACTATATGAGAGTTTGTACCTAAAAGATGTCTTGTTTTCTTACAGTTGAAATTGAGATGGGAGATTGGCAAGAAGTCTGGGATGAGAACACAGGTTGCTATTATTATTGGAACACACAGACAAATGAAGTGACCTGGGAGTTGCCCCAGTACCTTGCCACACAGGTGCAGGGCTTACAACATTACCAGACCAGGTAATTCTAGACTCGAGGAAGAAATtatgtaggaaaaaaaaatgaagggaaaataaGTATTGTGAGTATTTACCCTTTGTTTATCTTAACACCCCACCCCAGTTCTGTAACAGGTACTGAGGCTGCTTTTGTGgtaaatacagacatatatgcaaaggaGAAAATGATTCCAGCTTCCAGTAATAAAAGTGGACCAGTCATTGCCAAACGAGAAGTTAAAAAGGTTAGTAGTACAACTTACTGCATTTGCTTATTTTCTGACCTGAGAGGATAGATCCGATAGTACTTCACAGCACGGGTGTTTTAGTTTTACCTAATCCGTTTCTGCGCCTTAGCATTTATTCAAGTTACCAACCATTTCAGAGTTTTAGAGTGCAGTGCCATCAACAGGCACATGGGAGCTGTTTGAGGTTTTTGAGAAGCTGGCTCTGAAGTTATGTTCCCACTGCATTTCAGATCAATGTGTTACGTCAGGTGTCCTTTAAAATCCTATGTGTTTGGGGGCAGCCTGGTCCCTAAATGTAAAACCGAAGAGAAAACAGCAGGCAGCTAAGGGTATTAAAAACATATGTCCTTAAAACAACTAGAAAGTAGTAACCCGTTTTAAGCAGAGGTTTACTCCTTCATAAAAAATACCTGCAGTGGGAACAGGAGACTGGAAATggctgaatacacacacacacacacacacacacacacacacacacacacacacacacagagtttaagaAAGACTATGAACTGCTTCACATTAAGTGGCCCTGAACCAAAATGTTTCAGAGTTGGGGTTTCAGAGTCTGGAGTAattgcatgtatatgcatacctTGTGGGTAGGCCCAGTGTCTGAACACACAATTGATCTATAGCTCACTTGCACGTGGCCTAACGGTTatttcatgtggtttttgtttctttgctttttacatttatttgtttggggcTTGGCATGGTTGCCAAAGTAGAAGTcagacagaggacaacttgtgatgTCTGATAGCATATTCGTTCTTATGCAATATCAGCTCTGCTCAGGCTCAGATTtggatttttgaggcagggtctcacactCCCAGCTTGTCAGACTTTTTGGCAAGTGCTTTTTTCCACTGATACCTCTCACAGGCCTTCATGTGATAGATTTGTATTTAAACTTTACTTACTTAGTGAGACAGgctcttgctatgtagaccaggctagggccccctgcctctgcttcacaatgctgggattaaaggagtaacTATTACTCACCAGACCTATGTTTTTACTGCAGCTCTACACTTACTATACCTTAGCACTCAAAAAGCTATTTTggcataattttttatttttaattagagtTATTCAGCCCATACTAGTGAAAGCTAAGCATCTCTTTAATCGCTCCATTAAGAAAAGCAAATATCATTTTTTAGAGACAGTTATGAATTACGTATTAAATTACAATTTAATCTTGATTTTCAGAGTGAACTATAGCACCCCATCTCATCCTATACCAGTACTTAGACATGTTAAGCAAGTATTACGTTACTAAGTGGTACCTCTAATCCCCAAAGTACAAACTTCAAAGGCATCCTTTGCTGCTTGGGTTACATGACACAAACACTCTGCCCCCTTTTTGTAACCTTTGTATTTCTAGGAAGTTTAAGTGTTCCAATAGATGAAATCtcaaacatatatatgcacatatatgcatatatatgtgtcaGACTCATATCAAAAGTATATGGATATGTGTTTATACTTGGGTTTtctgcttgttttttgagatgtttctctgagtagccctggttGTCATGGAACCACTTTCTAGcttagaccagactggcctcaaactcaaaagaggtcacctgcatctgcctcccacatactgggatcaaaggtgtgtgccaccattaccACCTgtcaatttaaatatattaattaagcatattttgttttgtttttgagattgtatcatgtagcccaggctgtcctcaaattgcATAATTAAGGGTGAGTTCTGTAGTCTTCACTCTTCTGTCTCACAGATTGGGTGGCATTTAAGCTTGCACCCTCATGCTCATCtcacattttattttcctctaaGTTCCCTTTGAAACATGaacttagggggctggagagatggctcagtggttaagaacactgactgcacttccacaggtcctgagttcaattcccagcaaccacatggtggctcacaaccatctgtaatggtacaatgccctcttctgctgtgtctggagacaatacagtgtactcatataaagtaAATCTTGTAAATAGCTCTCATAGATGAGGAAGATGATTTATCTAATCATGTGTTGACAAATGCTTATCTcacatctgcctctgtttcctcctaGCTTCCCTtttgaaatccagaagatagTGGGTTGTAGTTCAACCACTGCCTTCCTAAAG
This Rattus norvegicus strain BN/NHsdMcwi chromosome 3, GRCr8, whole genome shotgun sequence DNA region includes the following protein-coding sequences:
- the Fnbp4 gene encoding formin-binding protein 4 isoform X3 — its product is MNIDYAPGRRAPAPLICRRSLLALGLVMGKKSRAVPGRRPILQLSPPGPRSSTPGRDPDPDPDPETDSTAAATSQSVPAAATAAAATSPAVPATAAPEDSPSEDEQEVVVEVPNVVQNPPKPVMPTRPTTVKATGGLCLLGAYADSDDDENDISEKTAQSKESNGNQSTDIDSTLANFLAEIDAITAPQPVAPVVASAPPPTPPRPEPKEAATPALSSAASNGTDAAQTAGWHYDTQCSLAGVEIEMGDWQEVWDENTGCYYYWNTQTNEVTWELPQYLATQVQGLQHYQTSSVTGTEAAFVVNTDIYAKEKMIPASSNKSGPVIAKREVKKEVNEGIQALSNSEEERKGVAAALLAPLLPEGVKEEEERWRRKVICKEADPVSEAKETSTAAEETGPSIKPPEVAMDSTEDPSQEDLCSVVQSGESEEEEEEEQDTLELELALERKKAELRALEEGDGSVSGSSPRSDISQPASQDGMPRIMSKRGKWKMFVRATSPESTSRSSSKTGRETPENGETAIGAEDSEKINENSDKEAEVEESSEKIKVQIAPKVEEEQDLKFQIGELANTLTSKFEFLGINRQSISNFHMLLLQTETRIADWREGALNGNYLKRKLQDAAEQLKQYEINATPKGWSCHWDRTSGSNYS